The Acipenser ruthenus chromosome 37, fAciRut3.2 maternal haplotype, whole genome shotgun sequence genome has a window encoding:
- the LOC131706849 gene encoding glutamine--fructose-6-phosphate aminotransferase [isomerizing] 1 isoform X1, with product MCGIFAYLNYHVPRTRREILEILLKGLRRLEYRGYDSAGVGIDGGNSKDWEKNGKSIQLIKKQGKVKALDEEINKQQDMDMDVEFDIHLGIAHTRWATHGEPSPVNCHPQRSDKNNEFIVIHNGIITNYKDLRKFLESKGYEFESETDTETIAKLVKYMYDNRESDDISFITLVERVTQQLEGAFALVFKSIHFPGEAVGTRRGGPLLIGVHSAHKLSTDHIPILYRTGKDKKGCSSLPRVDSTTCLFPIDEKGVEYYFASDASAVIEHTNQVIFLEDDDVAAVSEGRLSIHRIKRIVGDHPARAIQTLQLELQQIMKGNFSSFMQKEIFEQPESVVNTMRGRVNFDENTVILGGLKDHIKEIQRCRRLILIACGTSYHAGVATRQVLEELTELPVMVELASDFMDRNTPVFRDDVCFFISQSGETADSLMALRYCKERGALTVGVTNTVGSSISRETDCGVHINAGPEIGVASTKAYTSQFVSLIMFALLMCDDRISMQARRREIIQGLRVLPDLIKEVLALDDEIQKLAMELYQQKSVLIMGRGYHYATCLEGALKIKEITYMHSEGILAGELKHGPLALVDKLMPVIMIIMRDSTYTKCQNALQQVAARQGRPIVICDKDDYETIKSSTRTIKVPHCVDCLQGILSVIPLQLLSFHLAVLRGFDVDCPRNLAKSVTVE from the exons gaatcTTTGCCTATCTGAATTACCACGTCCCACGCACTCGCAGGGAGATCCTGGAGATCCTGCTGAAGGGGCTTCGGCGACTGGAGTACCGCGGATATGATTCTGCAG GTGTGGGGATCGATGGGGGGAACAGCAAGGACTGGGAGAAGAACGGCAAGTCGATCCAGCTGATCAAAAAACAGGGCAAAGTCAAGGCGCTGGACGAGGAGATCAACA AGCAGCAGGACATGGATATGGACGTGGAGTTCGATATTCACCTGGGGATCGCTCACACTCGCTGGGCCACTCACGGGGAGCCGAGCCCTGTCAACTGCCACCCGCAACGCTCCGACAAAAACAACG aatttatTGTGATCCACAATGGTATCATTACTAACTACAAAGACCTGAGAAAGTTTCTG GAGAGCAAAGGCTATGAGTTTGAGTCCGAGACCGACACAGAGACCATCGCCAAGCTGGTCAAGTACATGTACGACAATCGAGAGAGCGATGACATCAGCTTCATCACGCTAGTGGAGAGAGTGACTCAGCAGCTG GAGGGAGCTTTTGCCCTGGTGTTTAAAAGCATCCATTTCCCAGGAGAGGCTGTGGGAACCAG GAGAGGGGGCCCCCTGCTGATTGGAGTGCATAGTGCACACAAGCTGTCTACAGACCACATCCCCATCCTCTATCGTACAG GGAAAGACAAGAAGggctgcagctccctgccccgaGTGGACAGCACCACCTGCCTCTTCCCCATCGACGAGAAGGGTGTGGAGTATTACTTTGCTTCGGATGCCAG CGCTGTGATTGAGCACACAAACCAAGTGATCTTCCTGGAGGATGATGACGTGGCCGCCGTGTCAGAGGGGCGTCTCTCCATCCACCGGATCAAACGCATCGTGGGGGACCACCCGGCACGAGCCATCCAGACCCTGCAGCTGGAGCTGCAGCAGATCATGAAGG GTAATTTCAGCTCCTTCATGCAGAAGGAAATCTTCGAGCAGCCAGAGTCCGTGGTGAACACTATGAGGGGACGAGTCAACTTCGACGAAAACACAG TGATCCTGGGCGGGCTGAAGGATCACATCAAAGAGATCCAGCGGTGTCGACGCCTCATCCTCATCGCCTGTGGAACCAGCTACCACGCAGGAGTGGCG acacGGCAGGTGCTGGAGGAGCTCACAGAACTCCCTGTCATGGTGGAGCTGGCCAGCGACTTCATGGACAGGAACACGCCCGTCTTCAGGGACGATGTGTGCTTCTTCATCAGCCAGTCGG GTGAGACTGCAGACAGCCTCATGGCTCTGCGGTACTGTAAGGAGAGGGGTGCTCTCACCGTTGGGGTCACCAACACTGTCGGCAGCTCCATCTCCAGGGAGACGGACTGCGGGGTGCACATCAACGCCGGCCCGGAGATCGGGGTCGCCAGCACCAAG GCCTACACCAGCCAGTTTGTGTCGCTCATCATGTTCGCCCTGCTGATGTGTGACGACAGGATCTCAATGCAGGCTCGCCGGCGAGAGATCATCCAGGGGCTCCGAGTCCTGCCAG accTGATCAAGGAGGTGCTTGCTCTGGATGATGAGATTCAGAAGCTGGCAATGGAGCTCTACCAGCAGAAGTCCGTCCTCATCATGGGCCGCGGCTACCACTACGCAACCTGCCTGGAGGGGGCGCTG AAAATCAAGGAGATCACCTACATGCACTCGGAGGGGATCCTGGCTGGGGAGCTGAAGCATGGACCGCTGGCTCTCGTGGACAAGCTGATGCCAGTTATCATGATAATCATGAGGGACAGCACCTACACCAAGTGCCAGAACGCACTACAGCAAGTAGCGGCGCGacag GGCCGCCCCATTGTGATCTGTGACAAGGACGACTACGAGACGATCAAGAGCTCGACCCGGACGATCAAGGTGCCGCACTGTGTGGACTGTCTGCAGGGCATCCTCAGCGTGATCCCCCTGCAGCTGCTGTCCTTCCACCTGGCTGTGCTGCGGGGCTTCGAC GTTGATTGCCCAAGAAACCTGGCCAAGTCTGTGACAGTGGAGTGA
- the LOC131706849 gene encoding glutamine--fructose-6-phosphate aminotransferase [isomerizing] 1 isoform X2 — translation MCGIFAYLNYHVPRTRREILEILLKGLRRLEYRGYDSAGVGIDGGNSKDWEKNGKSIQLIKKQGKVKALDEEINKQQDMDMDVEFDIHLGIAHTRWATHGEPSPVNCHPQRSDKNNEFIVIHNGIITNYKDLRKFLESKGYEFESETDTETIAKLVKYMYDNRESDDISFITLVERVTQQLEGAFALVFKSIHFPGEAVGTRRGGPLLIGVHSAHKLSTDHIPILYRTAGKDKKGCSSLPRVDSTTCLFPIDEKGVEYYFASDASAVIEHTNQVIFLEDDDVAAVSEGRLSIHRIKRIVGDHPARAIQTLQLELQQIMKGNFSSFMQKEIFEQPESVVNTMRGRVNFDENTVILGGLKDHIKEIQRCRRLILIACGTSYHAGVATRQVLEELTELPVMVELASDFMDRNTPVFRDDVCFFISQSGETADSLMALRYCKERGALTVGVTNTVGSSISRETDCGVHINAGPEIGVASTKAYTSQFVSLIMFALLMCDDRISMQARRREIIQGLRVLPDLIKEVLALDDEIQKLAMELYQQKSVLIMGRGYHYATCLEGALKIKEITYMHSEGILAGELKHGPLALVDKLMPVIMIIMRDSTYTKCQNALQQVAARQGRPIVICDKDDYETIKSSTRTIKVPHCVDCLQGILSVIPLQLLSFHLAVLRGFDVDCPRNLAKSVTVE, via the exons gaatcTTTGCCTATCTGAATTACCACGTCCCACGCACTCGCAGGGAGATCCTGGAGATCCTGCTGAAGGGGCTTCGGCGACTGGAGTACCGCGGATATGATTCTGCAG GTGTGGGGATCGATGGGGGGAACAGCAAGGACTGGGAGAAGAACGGCAAGTCGATCCAGCTGATCAAAAAACAGGGCAAAGTCAAGGCGCTGGACGAGGAGATCAACA AGCAGCAGGACATGGATATGGACGTGGAGTTCGATATTCACCTGGGGATCGCTCACACTCGCTGGGCCACTCACGGGGAGCCGAGCCCTGTCAACTGCCACCCGCAACGCTCCGACAAAAACAACG aatttatTGTGATCCACAATGGTATCATTACTAACTACAAAGACCTGAGAAAGTTTCTG GAGAGCAAAGGCTATGAGTTTGAGTCCGAGACCGACACAGAGACCATCGCCAAGCTGGTCAAGTACATGTACGACAATCGAGAGAGCGATGACATCAGCTTCATCACGCTAGTGGAGAGAGTGACTCAGCAGCTG GAGGGAGCTTTTGCCCTGGTGTTTAAAAGCATCCATTTCCCAGGAGAGGCTGTGGGAACCAG GAGAGGGGGCCCCCTGCTGATTGGAGTGCATAGTGCACACAAGCTGTCTACAGACCACATCCCCATCCTCTATCGTACAG CAGGGAAAGACAAGAAGggctgcagctccctgccccgaGTGGACAGCACCACCTGCCTCTTCCCCATCGACGAGAAGGGTGTGGAGTATTACTTTGCTTCGGATGCCAG CGCTGTGATTGAGCACACAAACCAAGTGATCTTCCTGGAGGATGATGACGTGGCCGCCGTGTCAGAGGGGCGTCTCTCCATCCACCGGATCAAACGCATCGTGGGGGACCACCCGGCACGAGCCATCCAGACCCTGCAGCTGGAGCTGCAGCAGATCATGAAGG GTAATTTCAGCTCCTTCATGCAGAAGGAAATCTTCGAGCAGCCAGAGTCCGTGGTGAACACTATGAGGGGACGAGTCAACTTCGACGAAAACACAG TGATCCTGGGCGGGCTGAAGGATCACATCAAAGAGATCCAGCGGTGTCGACGCCTCATCCTCATCGCCTGTGGAACCAGCTACCACGCAGGAGTGGCG acacGGCAGGTGCTGGAGGAGCTCACAGAACTCCCTGTCATGGTGGAGCTGGCCAGCGACTTCATGGACAGGAACACGCCCGTCTTCAGGGACGATGTGTGCTTCTTCATCAGCCAGTCGG GTGAGACTGCAGACAGCCTCATGGCTCTGCGGTACTGTAAGGAGAGGGGTGCTCTCACCGTTGGGGTCACCAACACTGTCGGCAGCTCCATCTCCAGGGAGACGGACTGCGGGGTGCACATCAACGCCGGCCCGGAGATCGGGGTCGCCAGCACCAAG GCCTACACCAGCCAGTTTGTGTCGCTCATCATGTTCGCCCTGCTGATGTGTGACGACAGGATCTCAATGCAGGCTCGCCGGCGAGAGATCATCCAGGGGCTCCGAGTCCTGCCAG accTGATCAAGGAGGTGCTTGCTCTGGATGATGAGATTCAGAAGCTGGCAATGGAGCTCTACCAGCAGAAGTCCGTCCTCATCATGGGCCGCGGCTACCACTACGCAACCTGCCTGGAGGGGGCGCTG AAAATCAAGGAGATCACCTACATGCACTCGGAGGGGATCCTGGCTGGGGAGCTGAAGCATGGACCGCTGGCTCTCGTGGACAAGCTGATGCCAGTTATCATGATAATCATGAGGGACAGCACCTACACCAAGTGCCAGAACGCACTACAGCAAGTAGCGGCGCGacag GGCCGCCCCATTGTGATCTGTGACAAGGACGACTACGAGACGATCAAGAGCTCGACCCGGACGATCAAGGTGCCGCACTGTGTGGACTGTCTGCAGGGCATCCTCAGCGTGATCCCCCTGCAGCTGCTGTCCTTCCACCTGGCTGTGCTGCGGGGCTTCGAC GTTGATTGCCCAAGAAACCTGGCCAAGTCTGTGACAGTGGAGTGA